One Eptesicus fuscus isolate TK198812 chromosome 11, DD_ASM_mEF_20220401, whole genome shotgun sequence genomic region harbors:
- the TMEM198 gene encoding transmembrane protein 198, with product MPGTVATLRFQLLPPEPDDAFWGAPCEQPLERRYQALPALVCIMCCLFGVVYCFFGYRCFKAVLFLTGLLFGSVVIFLLCYRERVLETQLSAGASAGIALGIGLLCGLVAMLVRSVGLFLVGLLLGLLLAAAALLGSTPYYQPGSVWSPLGLLLGGGLLCALLTLRWPRPLTTLATAVTGAALIATAADYFAELLLLGRYAVERLRAAPVPPLCWRSWALLALWPLLSLMGVLVQWRVTAEGDSHTEVVISRQRRRVQLMRIRQQEERKEKRRKKRPPRAPSRGSRAPPRPGPPDPAYRRRPVPIKRFNGDVLSPSYIQSFRDRQTGSSLSSFMASPTDMDYEYGSRGPLTACTGPPVRV from the exons atgccaggcactgtggcgACACTGCGGTTCCAGCTCCTGCCCCCTGAGCCAGATGATGCCTTCTGGGGTGCACCCTGTGAACAGCCCCTGGAGCGCAGGTACCAGGCACTGCCGGCCCTCGTCTGCATCATGTGCTGTCTGTTTGGAGTCGTCTACTGCTTCTTCG GTTACCGCTGCTTCAAGGCAGTGCTCTTCCTCACTGGGTTGCTGTTTGGCTCGGTGGTCATCTTCCTGCTGTGCTACCGAGAGCGGgtgctggagacacagctgaGTGCCGGGGCGAGTGCGGGCATCGCACTGGGCATCGGGCTGCTGTGCGGGCTGGTGGCCATGCTGGTGCGCAGCGTGGGCCTCTTCCTGGTGGGGCTGCTGCTCGGTCTGCTGCTCGCTGCTGCTGCCCTGCTGGGTTCCACCCCCTACTACCAGCCGGGATCCGTGTGGAGCCCTTTGGGGCTGCTGCTGGGGGGCGGCCTGCTCTGCGCGCTGCTCACCCTGCGCTGGCCTCGCCCGCTCACCACTCTGGCCACCGCTGTGACTGGCGCTGCGCTCATCGCCACTGCCGCTGACTACTTtgctgagctgctgctgctggggcgcTACGCGGTGGAGCGGCTGCGTGCCGCCCCTGTGCCTCCCCTCTGCTGGCGGAGCTGGGCCCTGCTGGCGCTTTGGCCTCTGCTCAGCCTGATGGGCGTCCTGGTGCAGTGGCGGGTGACGGCCGAGGGGGACTCCCACACGGAAG TGGTCATCAGCCGGCAGCGACGCCGTGTGCAGCTGATGCGGATACGGCAGCAGGAAGAGCGCAAGGAGAAGCGGCGCAAAAAGAGACCCCCAAGGGCTCCCTCCAGAGGTTCCCGGGCTCCTCCGAGGCCTGGGCCCCCTGACCCTGCTTATCGGCGCAGGCCAGTGCCCATCAAACGCTTCAATGGAGATGTCCTCTCCCCG AGCTATATCCAGAGCTTCCGGGACCGGCAGACAGGAAGCTCACTGAGCTCCTTCATGGCCTCACCCACAGACATGGACTATGAATATGGGTCCCGGGGACCACTGACAGCCTGCACAGGGCCCCCTGTGCGGGTATAG
- the CHPF gene encoding chondroitin sulfate synthase 2: MRASLLLSVLRPAGPVAVGISLGFTLSLLSVTWVEEPCGPGPPQPGDSELPPRGNTNAARRPNSVQHGAERERPGAGAGEDWEPRVLPYHPAQPGQAAKKAVRTRYISTELGIRQRLLVAVLTSQATLSTMGVAMNRTLAHRLERVVFLTGSRGRRAPPGMAVVTLGEERPIGHLHLALRHLLEQHGNDFDWFFLVPDTTYTEAHGLVRLAGHLSLAAAAHLYLGRPQDFIGGEPAPGRYCHGGFGVLLSRTLLQQLRPHLESCRNDIVSARPDEWLGRCILDATGVGCTGDHEGVHYSYLELSPGESVQEGDPRFRSALTAYPVRDPVHMYQLHKAFARAELERTYQEIQELQWEIQNTSRLAADGERAAAWPVGIPAPSRPASRFEVLRWDYFTEQHAFSCADGSPRCPLRGADQADVADVLGAALEELNRRYHPVLQLQKQQLINGYRRFDPARGMEYTLDLQLEALTPQGGRRPLTHRVQLLRPLSRVEILPVPYVTEASRLTVLLPLAAAERDLAPGFLEAFATAALEPGDAAAALTLLLLYEPRQAQRAAHADVFAPVKAHVAELEQRFPGARVPWLSVQTAAPSPLRLMDLLSKKHPLDTLFLLAGPDTVLTPDFLNRCRMHAISGWQAFFPMHFQAFHPAVAPPQGPGPPELGRDTGRFDRQAASEACFYNSDYVAARGRLAAASEQEEELLESMDVYELFLRFSSLHVLRAVEPALLQHYRAQTCSARLSEDLYHRCRQSVLEGLGSRTQLAMLLFEQEQGNST; the protein is encoded by the exons ATGCGGGCATCGCTGCTGCTGTCGGTGCTGCGGCCCGCAGGGCCCGTGGCCGTGGGCATCTCCCTGGGCTTCACGCTGAGCCTGCTGAGCGTCACCTGGGTGGAGGAGCCGTGCGGCCCAGGGCCGCCCCAACCCGGGGACTCTGAGCTGCCGCCGCGAGGCAACACCAACGCGGCGCGCCGACCCAACTCAGTGCAGCACGGAGCGGAGCGCGAGAGGCCGGGCGCCGGCGCCGGGGAGGACTGGGAGCCGCGCGTCTTGCCCTACCACCCCGCACAGCCTGGCCAGGCCGCCAAAAAGGCCGTCAG gacCCGCTACATCAGCACCGAGCTGGGCATCAGGCAGAGGCTGCTGGTGGCAGTGCTGACCTCACAGGCCACGTTGTCCACTATGGGCGTGGCCATGAACCGCACACTGGCGCACCGGCTAGAGCGGGTGGTGTTCCTGACAGGCTCTCGGGGCCGTAGGGCACCACCAGGCATGGCTGTGGTGACGTTGGGCGAGGAGAGGCCTATTGGCCACCTACACCTGGCACTACGCCACCTGCTGGAGCAGCACGGCAACGACTTTGACTGGTTCTTCCTAGTACCTGATACCACCTACACCGAGGCCCACGGACTGGTGCGCCTAGCTGGCCACCTCAGCCTGGCAGCTGCTGCCCACCTCTATCTGGGCCGGCCCCAGGACTTCATCGGTGGAgagcctgcccctggccgctACTGCCACGGAGGCTTTGGGGTACTGTTGTCCCGCACCCTGCTGCAGCAGCTGCGCCCCCATCTGGAAAGCTGCCGCAACGACATCGTCAGTGCGCGTCCAGATGAGTGGCTGGGACGCTGCATCCTCGATGCCACGGGGGTGGGCTGCACTGGTGACCACGAG GGAGTACATTATAGCTACCTGGAGCTGAGCCCTGGGGAGTCCGTGCAGGAGGGGGACCCTCGTTTCCGCAGTGCCCTGACCGCCTACCCTGTGCGTGACCCTGTGCATATGTACCAGCTGCACAAGGCTTTTGCCCGAGCTGAGCTGGAACGCACATACCAGGAGATCCAGGAATTGCAG TGGGAGATCCAGAACACCAGCCGTCTGGCAGCTGATGGGGAGCGAGCAGCCGCTTGGCCCGTGGGCATTCCAGCACCATCCCGCCCAGCCTCCCGCTTTGAGGTGCTGCGCTGGGACTATTTCACTGAGCAGCATGCTTTCTCCTGTGCCGATGGCTCGCCCCGCTGCCCTCTGCGTGGGGCTGACCAGGCCGATGTGGCCGATGTTCTGGGGGCAGCCTTGGAGGAACTCAACCGCCGCTACCACCCAGTCCTGCAGCTCCAGAAGCAGCAGCTGATTAATGGCTACCGTCGCTTTGATCCTGCTCGGGGTATGGAGTACACACTGGACTTGCAGCTGGAGGCACTGACCCCCCAGGGTGGCCGCCGGCCCCTCACTCACCGGGTGCAGCTGCTACGGCCACTGAGCCGCGTGGAGATCTTGCCTGTGCCCTACGTCACCGAGGCCTCACGTCTCACTGTGTTACTGCCTCTGGCCGCGGCCGAGCGGGACCTGGCCCCTGGCTTCCTGGAGGCCTTCGCCACAGCAGCTCTGGAGCCTGGCGATGCTGCGGCAGCTTTGACCCTGCTGCTGCTCTATGAGCCACGACAGGCCCAGCGGGCAGCCCATGCAGATGTCTTTGCACCTGTCAAGGCCCATGTGGCAGAGCTAGAGCAGCGTTTCCCCGGTGCCCGAGTGCCCTGGCTCAGTGTGCAGACCGCCGCCCCCTCACCACTGCGCCTCATGGATCTGCTCTCCAAGAAGCACCCGTTGGACACGCTGTTCCTGCTGGCGGGGCCGGACACGGTGCTCACGCCTGACTTCCTGAACCGTTGCCGCATGCACGCCATCTCCGGCTGGCAGGCCTTCTTTCCCATGCACTTCCAGGCCTTCCACCCAGCTGTGGCCCCACCGCAGGGCCCGGGCCCCCCGGAGCTGGGCCGAGACACGGGCCGCTTTGACCGCCAGGCGGCCAGTGAGGCCTGCTTCTATAACTCTGACTATGTGGCGGCCCGAGGGCGGCTGGCGGCGGCctcggagcaggaggaggagctccTGGAGAGCATGGACGTGTACGAGCTGTTCCTCCGCTTCTCCAGCCTGCATGTGCTGCGGGCAGTGGAGCCGGCGCTGCTGCAGCACTACCGGGCCCAGACGTGCAGTGCACGGCTCAGCGAGGACCTCTACCACCGCTGTCGCCAGAGCGTGCTGGAGGGCCTGGGCTCCCGCACCCAGCTCGCCATGCTGCTCTTTGAGCAGGAGCAGGGCAACAGCACCTGA